The Mercurialis annua linkage group LG7, ddMerAnnu1.2, whole genome shotgun sequence genome includes the window CGATTAacacattaataaatgtaaattctATGATTATAATCATTAATATTTATACCTTCGATTTTACAAGACAAGTCGGAGCATTTCTCAAGCATTCCGATGCAACTCCTCCGTAAGCCCTAACTAATCCTCCAGTGCCTAATTTAATACCTCcaaaatacctaaaattcaatccaatttaatgaaaaaaatcactaataacaataattttttggAAGTGTAACAGAAAATAAATTACCTAATAACAACAACCATAACTCTATCAATACCAGACGAGTCGATAGCGGATTGAATTGGTTTTCCGGCAGTACCTGACGGCTCCCCATCGTCGTTAGACCTAAATTGATCGCCGACCTTGTAAGCCCAACAATTATGAGTGGCGCGTGTATCTTTTACCTGCGAGAGAAATGAGAAGGCGGATTGTTCATCGGAGATAGGGGCGGCTACGGCGATGAATTTGCTTTTCTTGATTTCTCTTTCGAATGTTACTTTTTGTTTGATGGTGGTGAACGCGCCGCCGGAAGGTGTTGGATTACTGGTGCTAGTGGCGGCGGTTACCATGGTTCTCTTGACGGAGGTGATTATCTTA containing:
- the LOC126657715 gene encoding uncharacterized protein LOC126657715, which produces MALTIPTSYNQHCHKIITSVKRTMVTAATSTSNPTPSGGAFTTIKQKVTFEREIKKSKFIAVAAPISDEQSAFSFLSQVKDTRATHNCWAYKVGDQFRSNDDGEPSGTAGKPIQSAIDSSGIDRVMVVVIRYFGGIKLGTGGLVRAYGGVASECLRNAPTCLVKSKIPMGVEVPYDLIGVLNHQLQSCRVENIRQDYETGKDGIAMVSFQVDFDQVEKLEDAIKANCSRDLVFYKR